One window from the genome of Gadus morhua chromosome 16, gadMor3.0, whole genome shotgun sequence encodes:
- the b3gnt2l gene encoding N-acetyllactosaminide beta-1,3-N-acetylglucosaminyltransferase 2: MRRLRSLMAMVLLGAVFLVLVLSNWQIDTAEARFADQEPLSPGSSRLDPPGKPVWRPKTLALAPTQAPTPALAKLAAASKHPVLNVTVSDDFRKFFPHNTAYWSRLLHVFLRQHDRSHTVTPPADWNECEEANLEVLKTNVHDFDTYPDLHKNFLRMCHCRNPPLLREPKNCTSEGSGPFLLLAIKSAPSNFQRRQAVRETWGTEGVYLGGLSVRTIFLLGSSSNVDPDLSPLLEYEARRHQDVLQWDFHESLFNLTLKFDAFFKWTWRNCRDASFVFSGDDDVFVNTPAILEYLRALAPEPASRLYVGQVISPASPIRDAKSKYYIPPSYYEGGYPPYAGGGGFLFSGALLGRLAELSSLIPLFPIDDVYVGMCIHALGVAPEKHPGFQTFDVAESNRENMCVHKELMVIHRRTPREVKRLWKGIHSPSLTC, from the coding sequence ATGAGGCGCCTCCGATCCCTGATGGCCATGGTTCTGCTCGGCGCCGTGTTCCTCGTCCTAGTCCTCTCCAACTGGCAGATAGACACGGCTGAAGCGCGCTTTGCGGATCAGGAGCCGCTGTCTCCCGGCTCTTCTCGTCTGGACCCCCCCGGGAAGCCGGTCTGGAGGCCTAagactctggctctggctccGACTCAGGCTCCGACTCCGGCTCTGGCTAAGCTGGCGGCAGCGTCCAAGCACCCGGTCCTCAACGTCACGGTGTCAGACGACTTTCGGAAGTTCTTCCCCCACAACACGGCCTACTGGAGCCGACTGCTGCATGTCTTCCTGAGGCAGCACGATCGATCCCACACCGTCACGCCCCCCGCGGATTGGAACGAGTGCGAGGAGGCGAACCTCGAGGTGCTGAAGACCAACGTGCACGACTTTGACACCTACCCGGACTTGCACAAGAACTTCCTGCGCATGTGCCACTGCCGCAACCCCCCCCTGTTGAGGGAGCCCAAAAACTGCACCTCGGAAGGGAGCGGTCCCTTCCTCCTGCTGGCCATCAAGTCGGCCCCATCCAACTTCCAGCGGAGGCAAGCGGTGCGGGAGACTTGGGGGACGGAAGGCGTGTACCTGGGCGGGCTGAGTGTCCGCACCATCTTCCTGCTCGGCAGCTCGTCGAACGTGGACCCCGACCTGTCCCCGCTGCTGGAGTACGAGGCCCGGCGGCACCAGGACGTGCTCCAGTGGGACTTCCACGAGTCCCTGTTCAACCTCACCCTCAAGTTCGACGCCTTTTTCAAGTGGACGTGGCGCAACTGCCGCGACGCGTCCTTCGTCTTCAGCGGCGACGACGACGTGTTTGTCAACACGCCCGCCATCCTGGAGTACCTGCGGGCGCTGGCGCCGGAGCCGGCGTCGCGGCTCTACGTGGGCCAGGTGATCAGTCCGGCCAGCCCCATCCGGGACGCCAAGAGCAAGTACTACATCCCGCCGTCGTACTACGAGGGCGGATACCCGCCGtacgccggcggcggcggcttccTCTTCTCGGGGGCCCTGCTGGGGCGCCTGGCCGAGCTGTCCAGCCTCATCCCCCTGTTCCCCATCGACGACGTCTACGTGGGCATGTGCATCCACGCGCTGGGCGTGGCGCCCGAGAAACACCCGGGCTTCCAGACGTTCGACGTGGCGGAGAGCAACCGGGAGAACATGTGCGTTCACAAGGAGCTCATGGTGATCCACCGGCGCACGCCGCGCGAGGTGAAGCGCCTCTGGAAGGGCATCCACAGCCCCTCGCTCACCTGCTGA
- the exosc5 gene encoding exosome complex component RRP46, protein MEVCSSDGFNVTLREFGCEQCLLSRPDGSSSFIQGDTSVLAAVYGPAEVKVSKEIYDRATLEVVIQTKVGLPSVKERSQEQCVRETCEASLLSSLHPRSSLTLILQVLHNDGSLLSCFLNAACMAFMDAGLPMSCLFCGVTCAIASDGQVITDPTATQEKESRALLTFAIDSTEQKVLMSSTKGSFSVHELQECIAISQMASEKIFQFYRESVQRRYSKTL, encoded by the exons ATGGAGGTCTGCAGCTCAGATGGATTTAACGTCACATTACGAGAGTTTGGCTGCGAACAGTGTCTACTATCCAGACCTGATGGCTCCTCGTCTTTTATCCAAG gagacaCCAGTGTGTTGGCTGCTGTGTACGGTCCAGCAGAGGTGAAGGTCAGTAAGGAGATCTACGACCGAGCCACCCTAGAGGTCGTGATACAGACTAAAGTGGGACTACCAA GTGTGAAAGAAAGGTCGCAGGAGCAGTGCGTCCGCGAGACATGCGAagcctctctgctctcctcgcTCCACCCGCGCTCCTCGCTCACTCTCATCCTGCAAGTTTTGCACAATGATGGTTCT CTGTTGTCATGTTTCCTGAACGCTGCCTGCATGGCATTCATGGACGCCGGGCTGCCCATGAGCTGTCTGTTCTGCGGAGTGACGTGTGCCATCGCCAGTGACGGGCAGGTCATCACAGACCCAACAGCCACACAGGAGAAG GAGAGCCGAGCGTTGTTGACCTTTGCCATCGACAGCACGGAGCAGAAGGTGTTGATGTCCTCCACCAAGGGATCCTTCTCCGTCCACGAG CTCCAGGAGTGTATTGCCATCAGCCAGATGGCTTCAGAGAAGATCTTCCAGTTCTACCGAGAGTCTGTCCAGCGGCGCTACTCCAAAACCCTCTGA
- the bckdha gene encoding 2-oxoisovalerate dehydrogenase subunit alpha, mitochondrial, producing MAAMRSVKLSGVCSQAVRQMTGMNACRLLQQRSFRVHGVRRQQTFDPTDKPQFPGASAEFIDRLEFIQPNVISGIPIYRVMDRQGQIINPSEDPQLSKETVRNFYQKMTLLNTMDRILYESQRQGRISFYMTNYGEEGTHIGSAAALEPSDLVFGQYREAGVLLYRGFPLDSFMAQCYANADDLGKGRQMPVHYGSKDLHFVTISSPLATQIPQAAGSAYALKRENLNRAVICYFGEGAASEGDAHAGFNFSATLECPLIFFCRNNGYAISTPTNEQYRGDGIAARGPGYGMMSIRVDGNDVFAVYNATKEARRRAVAENQPFLIEAMTYRIGHHSTSDDSSAYRSVDEVNYWDKQDHPISRLRHYMTERGWWGEDDERSWRKESRKMVMEAFEKAEKRHKPRPDLLFTDVYKEMTPNLTKQRDSMWKHVKQYKEHYPLEAYEK from the exons ATGGCGGCGATGAGAAGTGTGAAGCTCTCTGGGGTCTGTTCCCAAGCAGTGAGACAGATGACAGGGATGAACGCATGCCGGTTGCTTCAACAACGGAGCTTCAGGGTTCAT GGGGTGCGCCGGCAGCAGACCTTTGACCCCACAGACAAGCCTCAGTTCCCCGGAGCCTCTGCTGAGTTTATAGACCGTCTGGAGTTCATCCAGCCGAACGTCATCTCGGGGATCCCCATTTACCGGGTGATGGACCGGCAGGGACAGATCATCAACCCCTCAGAGGACCCGCAG CTTTCCAAAGAGACCGTGCGGAATTTCTACCAGAAAATGACTCTCCTCAACACCATGGATCGGATTCTGTATGAATCTCAGAGACAG GGTCGAATCTCGTTCTACATGACCAACTACGGAGAGGAGGGGACCCACATCGGCAGCGCGGCGGCCCTGGAGCCTAGTGACCTGGTgtttggacagtacagagaagcAG GCGTGCTGCTGTACCGTGGCTTCCCCCTGGACTCCTTCATGGCCCAGTGCTACGCCAACGCAGATGACCTGGGGAAGGGACGCCAGATGCCGGTCCACTACGGCAGCAAGGACCTCCACTTTGTCACCATCTCCTCCCCGCTCGCCACCCAGATACCCCAGG CGGCCGGCTCGGCCTACGCTCTGAAGCGAGAGAACCTGAACCGCGCGGTCATCTGCTACTTCGGCGAGGGCGCGGCCAGCGAGGGGGACGCCCACGCCGGCTTCAACTTCTCCGCCACCCTGGAGTGCCCGCTCATCTTCTTCTGCAGGAACAACGGCTACGCCATCTCCACGCCCACCAACGAGCAGTACCGCGGCGACGGCATCG CCGCACGCGGGCCCGGCTACGGCATGATGTCCATCCGCGTGGACGGCAACGACGTGTTTGCCGTCTACAACGCCACGAAGGAGGCCCGGCGCCGGGCAGTGGCAGAGAACCAGCCCTTCCTCATCGAGGCCATGACCTACAG gaTCGGCCACCACAGCACCAGTGACGACAGCTCGGCCTACCGCTCGGTGGACGAGGTCAACTACTGGGACAAGCAGGACCACCCCATCTCCCGCCTGCGCCACTACATGACGGAGCGAGGCTGGTGGGGCGAGGACGACGAGCGCTCCTGGAGGAAGGAGTCCCGCAAGATGGTGATGGAGGCCTTCGAGAAGGCCGAGAAGCGCCACAAGCCCCGGCCCGACCTGCTCTTCACCGACGTCTACAAGGAGATGACGCCCAACCTGACCAAGCAGCGCGACAGCATGTGGAAACACGTGAAGCAGTACAAGGAGCACTACCCGCTGGAGGCGTACGAGAAGTAA
- the tmem91 gene encoding transmembrane protein 91, with amino-acid sequence MDNQDDLEHPLLGDSPHPGRGLLKGVLVRCEEDRVYPPLAWRGYCGGPTHHLQHPHQQQVLDPCSLPRNLESCYPPSGLWGPAEPLLNKDYLETTFVDIHPGSMLERKLLAEAQDLQSLSYSDEEDLLPDFEDSSSDEFSESDSDSDFPLMIPQDHLGLAFFSMLCCFWPLGIAAFYLSQKTNRASAQGDYEGATAASRHALWLSVLSIVFGIITYICAIAALISYLSVKPP; translated from the exons ATGGACAACCAGGACGACCTGGAGCACCCTCTCCTAGGGGACAGCCCCCACCCGGGCCGAGGGCTCCTGAAGGGGGTCTTGGTGCGCTGTGAGGAGGACCGGGTCTACCCCCCGCTGGCCTGGAGGGGGTACTGCGGTGggcccacccaccacctccagcacccgCATCAGCAGCAGGTCCTGGACCCCTGTTCCCTACCGCGTAACCTGGAGTCCTGCTACCCCCCCTCGGGCCTCTGGGGTCCAGCAGAACCCCTGCTGAACAAGGACTACCTGGAGACCACCTTCGTGGACATCCACCCTgggtccatgctggagaggaaGCTGCTGGCGGAGGCTCAGGACCTCCAGAGTCTGTCCTACAGCGACGAGGAGGACCTGCTGCCAGACTTTGAG GACTCGTCCAGCGATGAGTTCAGCGAGTCGGACAGCGATAGCGACTTCCCCCTGATGATCCCCCAGGACCACCTCGGTCTCGCCTTCTTCTCCATGCTCTGCTGCTTCTGGCCACTTGGCATCGCTGCCTTCTACCTGTCACAGAAG acCAACAGGGCCTCTGCTCAAGGCGACTATGAAGGAGCAACCGCTGCATCGCGCCACGCCCTCTGGCTCTCAGTCCTCTCCATTGTCTTCGGCATCATCACCTACATCTGCGCCATTGCAGCCCTCATCTCCTACCTGTCTGTCAAACCGCCCTAA